In the genome of Brienomyrus brachyistius isolate T26 chromosome 17, BBRACH_0.4, whole genome shotgun sequence, one region contains:
- the ovca2 gene encoding esterase OVCA2 yields MSSPISAPFRILCIHGYRQNGSTFREKTGALRKLLKKQVELVYIDAPHQVPGEGAMQKAGEQETAGGEEDPRGWWFSDVQAKSFDAGQECEASLGLEESVEAVRQAVQDLGPFDGILGFSQGAALVAMLCALQEQGKQPHFKFRFAILVAGFRSACAQHGKLYEAPALSLPSLHVFGQTDRVIPETKSQELLSRFNRPQVLTHPGGHFVPAASAHRQIYLDFLKKLQNEGEME; encoded by the exons ATGTCTTCCCCGATCTCGGCGCCGTTCCGGATTCTCTGCATTCACGGTTATCGGCAGAACGGCAGTACATTTAGGGAAAAGACCGGAGCTCTTAGGAAGCTGCTGAAGAAACAGGTGGAGTTGGTGTATATTGACGCACCACACCAAGTCCCCGGCGAAGGCG CCATGCAGAAGGCGGGAGAGCAGGAAACTGCCGGTGGCGAAGAGGACCCAAGGGGATGGTGGTTCTCAGATGTCCAGGCCAAGAGCTTTGATGCTGGACAGGAATGCGAGGCGAGTCTGGGGCTGGAGGAGAGTGTGGAGGCAGTGAGGCAGGCCGTGCAAGACCTGGGTCCCTTCGATGGGATCCTGGGCTTCAGTCAGGGAGCCGCCCTAGTGGCAATGCTCTGTGCACTGCAGGAGCAGGGCAAGCAGCCCCACTTTAAATTCCGCTTCGCAATTCTGGTGGCAGGCTTCCGTAGTGCATGTGCCCAGCATGGCAAGCTGTACGAGGCGCCGGCCCTCTCCCTGCCGTccctgcatgtttttgggcaaACAGACCGCGTGATCCCAGAGACCAAGAGCCAAGAGCTGCTCTCGAGATTTAACCGCCCCCAGGTCCTGACTCACCCCGGAGGCCATTTTGTACCTGCAGCCTCagctcacaggcagatttaCCTGGATTTCCTGAAGAAGCTCCAGAACGAAGGAGAGATGGAGTGA